Genomic DNA from Dioscorea cayenensis subsp. rotundata cultivar TDr96_F1 chromosome 1, TDr96_F1_v2_PseudoChromosome.rev07_lg8_w22 25.fasta, whole genome shotgun sequence:
ccggtcgaacccattgacccctgacccctgggcttagccgggtcattgtccgggccgggtctgacaaccttgattaAAAGAAGAGGCTCGGCGTTTTAGAGTCCTCTGTTTTAGAGCCCCATAGTGTTAGAGCTTTGGTCTTTTTTAAAGACCAttagagttttttaaattaattaaattttaagtaaaatacaataaaaaaagtttctataaatttatatataataaaataaaataaaaatattatatatatgtacgtTTGTGTGTGCGCACGTGCGAGGATTCTTTACGGACCTTGCCCTATTTCGTTGAGGTTACATGGGGTCCATGTTGATTCCCATATTTGCCTCATTTGTTAAAAAACCGAAATTGGACTTTTCTAGTACGCAACTCCTAGGTTGAATtaccattatttttattattttattattattattttaagtctTGGTTCCACCTGTTTCTTAAAAGCTTTGGGTTCTGAATCATTCtcatttttatgttatatttaaaaaaaaaaaaaatacaaatacaaatgaaAGGTCTAGTAACTCCTAGGTTGAATTGCCATCATttctatttgattattattatttttgggtcTTTGTCTCACCGGTTTTTAGGAGCTATAGATTTTAAATCCGTCAGAATCAAGTATTGAAAACccaataaagaaataaatttttatcaatggcaattttttataaataatgattaatttgatctcaaaattatttgctTAAGCGATTTAAGCATTTTTCACTTGAACAAATCTTGTTGgttattatatcatatttttctctttttaaaataagtaatgtctagtttgatcttttatttttttattattagttttagataAGCAAATAATCATTATATTATGCACAATTATGTCACAAAGAGTACAGTTTTTAGACATGCGCAAACAACAACTACCTAAATAAGTAAAATTACTTGTATacctaattattttaatttaaaaaacaaatcacatTTATTAGCTCAAATATATTCCtctaaaattgaataaatactaaaatattataGCAAAATCATACTCACTTTCTTAATTCACTTGTTCATTGAGTCTCGCAATGAATCGGTTATTCTTTATAGGatatttatattgaatttttgttgACAATGATGCATGCTACAAAAAGTTGGACTGAATAGAGTAACGTCGcagcaaaaaaatgaaaatgaaaataaccaCAAAAATCAAAGACACATAGATTATATGAAAATCTCTAAATATATTAGGAGATAGCCCATagataaaagttaaaaaatttcACCAAGTGAGAAAATTTAAGAGATttacaaggaaaaaaacaatttatgcCATCTTACCATTGCCCCCTTCCAAAGCTTCCCTAAGCACAGGCGCCCTCGGAAGAATAAAACTTTGTTTTTGTCCTTGATTAGTGCTTGACAGTACAAGCCTTAAACAACCTTATTAAGCCAGGACTAATCATTATTCCCATTGGAATATTTTCTTGCTAGTCTGAAAACGCATCTGTCCGGCGGATGATGCTTTTCTGTACTCTTCTTGGTCACATTTGGCATGTTTTCTTTGCACCTCCTTTAATCTACTGTTTATACAACAGCAGCGCTTTCACTTTGCAGTCATGAAACCAAGCATCTGATCCTTACTTCACATTGGGTAAACACATCTATCTTTTCCACACCAACTGCTTGTCATTGGCTCTCTTGAATCTATAACAACTCTTAATTTATTCATCCTTTTGTTGTCACATTCCAAAGCAAACATCAATATTGTTTTGTAAATCATGAAATcattttcagtttttcttttgCTTATCAGACTCTTAACAGTCAATGTGGTCAGTTTTGCTGCAAGGCCTGCAGTAATCAGTATGGGAGCTGCATTTCCCTTCAATTCTACCTATGGAAGAGTTGCATCTACTGCCATCCAAGCCGCGGTTGCTGATGTTAATGCCGATCCCAAAGTTCTCAAAGGATCGAAGCTAACCCTTAGTATGCATGACACCGAATGCAATGGTTTCATTGGCATGATTGGAGGTACATATCAtgatgcatttatatatatctatatatatataatttactaCAATACAGACACATAAATGTAATGATAAGTATTGTTCTTTATAGCTTTGGAGTTCATGGAGAACGATGTCGTCGCCATTGTTGGTCCTCAGTGTTCTTTGATGGCTCATATTATCTCGCATATCGCCAATGAACTCCATGTCCCTCTTCTGTCTTATGGTGCTACCGATCCGACGCTCTCTATACTTCAGTTCCCTTACTTTGTGCGCACTACTCAGAGTGATGGTTTTCAGATGCAATCCATAGCTGAGATCATTGATCACTATCAATGGAGGCAAGTGATAGCTATCTTCATTGACGATGAGAATGGCCGCAATGCCATATCGGCCTTAGGTGATAAACTTGCACAAAGACGTTGCATGATCACTTTCAAAGCTGCATTGCCGCCTAACCCAACCCGTAACAATATAACCGATTTGCTGATCAAGGTTGGATTGCAAGAGTCTCGTGTCATAGTTTTACATGCAAACCCGACGGACGGCATCACCATCTTCTCCGTAGCAAACTATTTACAAATGACAGATTCAGGCTATGTATGGATAGCAACAGATTGGCTTGTCGCTCTATTGGATTCGAGAGGACCACTTGATCAACAAACCATGGACAGTATACAAGGTGTCGTCTCACTGAGAATGCATACTGCAGACTCGGCGAGGAAGGCCGCATTCACTTCACGATGGAGCAAGTTGGTCAGAAAATACTCTGGCCCTAATGTTCGTCTTAATTCTTATGGTTTCTATGCTTATGATAGTGTGTGGATACTTGCAAGAGCACTGGATGAGTTCTTTAATGATGGTGGTTTAATTTCATTCTCTAATGACTCAAATTTGAGTGGAGAGGATGATGCTGCAAATTTGAATCTTCAAGCATTGAGTGTGTTTGATGGAGGTAAGCTTCTAATTGATAAGATCAGGAGGATTAGCATGAAAGGTCTCACAGGTTTGGTTCAATTTGATCAAGATGGAAATCTTATTCATCCtgcatttgatatttttaatgtgGTTGGTTCTGGTCTTAAAATGATTGGTTACTGGTCCAATTACTCTGGTTTATCGGTCATTTCTCCTGAAAAACTATATAATTTGCCTCCAAATAGATCAAGTGTAAACCAGAAGCTTAAAAATGTGATTTGGCCTGGAGACACAGTCATTCAGCCAAGAGGTTGGGTGTTTGCTAACAATGGGGAGGAGTTGAAGATTGGAGTGCCTAATAGAGttaattttcaagaatttatATCGAAAGACTCGAAAACTGGCACAGTGAAAGGTTATTGTGTCGATGTTTTTGTTGCTGCAGTGAACTTACTGCCTTATCCTGTTCCTTATAAGTTCGTAACTTATGGTGACGGCATCAAGCCACCAAACTATGATGAGATTCTCTACAAGGTTGCAAACGAGGTAAGAATTAAAGCGTTTCTTAATCTTGTTCTGTAATTCCTCCTCTGTTTTTACTagctttgttaattttgattatagGAGATTAATGGAGCTGTAGGAGACTTTTCCATTATCACAAACCGAACGATGATCGTTGATTTCACTCAACCGTTTATTGAATCCGGTCTCGTTGTTGTTACTCTTCCCAAGAAATCTATTAGCACCAATCCTTGGGCATTTGCAAAGCCATTCACTGCAAATCTCTGGTGTGTCACCGGAGCTTTCTTTATTCTTGTTGGGGTGGTTATCTGGATACTTGAACGTAGAGAAAACGAGGAATTTAATCATCATGGTGAACCAATGAAACAGATTGTTACCATCTTctggtaaatatatatatatatatatatatatgttcttcatcatttaattaaaaggtGATGATTGAATGCATTGTTAATTCTTCTTTTGCAGGTTTAGCTTTTCGACATTGTTCTTTACACACCGTAAGTGAGATGTTGTCAACTGATCATCAAGGTTCTTTTGAATTCTGATTTATTAGCTGACtttgtttaattgaattttttagaAGAAGAGGTTGCAAGTATCCCAGGGCGCATGTTCTTGATTATATGGTTGTTTGTGGTGCTGATCATTCAGTCGAGCTACACAGCGAGTTTGACATCAATACTAACTGTGCAACAACTTGTATCGAACATTCAAGGAATCGATTCATTGATAGCTAGTGGTTATCCTATTGGAGTCCCTGTAGGATCGCTTGCTGAAAATTACCTGGTGAAAGAGCTTAACGTCCCAAGATCAAGGGTCCAAGCTCTTGCTTCCCCTGATGAATATGCTAGAAGCCTTGAGCTTGGTCCTGACAATGGAGGTGTTGCTGGTCTTGTGTATGACAGAGCCTATCTTGAGATCTTTCTATCAACTCACTGCCAGTTCACCACTGTTGGCTCTGAGTTTACTAAAGCTGGTTGGGGATTTGTAAGTTCACCATTAGAATTTTtctaaagtttttaatttttctgcTGAAGTTAGAACAATGACGCTTGTGTTGttttttcactttctttttaaTGCAGGCATTTCCAAGGGAATCTCCGTTAGCGACTGATTTATCGACGGCTATTCTTCAGCTCTCCGAGAATGGAGATTTGCAAAAGATTCGGGATAAATGGCTGACTATAAGTTCTTGTACCATTACAAAAGATGAACTCGAGTCTAATCGGCTTCATTTGAGAAGCTTTTGGGACTTGTTTCTCATCAGTGGATTATCTTGCATCATCGCTCTCATAATTTACTATTTCTTGTTGGTCTATAAATACATTTCATCCAACACGGAATATAGTTTCCGTGGGTTTCTTACTTTCGCCAATAAGATGCCTGATAACGGGGATAAAAAGGAGGAGAAGAGTTGAAGCATGCTTTGCTTAGAGGGAATGTGTTTGTATTTGCTTTATCTCCATGCTGGATAACTATCTTAGTATAAATGTCTAATACCAAAGGCAGTTTGCCACAATGTTTTGAGGGGCTTatataaaggtttttttttctattgtctTTTATCTTCACCACAACGGCAGCAGTAATTGATTTCTAGTTGTTAGTGTTCTGTCATTTTCCTTCAGTGGCCATGACGTTGGCCAGAACCACATATTttccacattttcttttttaagattCTCCATTACTTCTGTGATCTCATTATGTAATTAAGACCCTTTTTTTCAACATCATTtatggataaaaaataaataattaaataaataaattaaaatgtcatAATATCTCACCAACCTAAAAGCACGGTATATCTTCTAAGCATGCACATAGGCCTTATTTGGATTGGTTTTTGAAAAAcctagaagtgtttttttataagttaagcacttctgagTTGAGAAAAAGTTGTTTATATTGGCTTTTCTACAAAAGCAAAAGCtgtaaaaagatgaaaaacagcttttttttaGAAGCTGGTCATGAtcagtttttgaaaaaaaaactgtttttagcttatttttacagcttctgcttctacaaaaaagctaatccaaacacaaaatacaaaaaagtgcttaacttactctgcagaagcacttttttccaaaagcaTTTCTACTAAACtgaaaaaagcacttttttgagaagctaatccaaacaaggccataGTAGGACTTTAATCGGGTCATGTGATGTTTGATCGAGCTAATAAATCCCTAAGAGGTCATTAACTCACTATAACTGGTGTACCATGGTACTTATATGTTCCTTGACATCCCTTTGTGGGGCAGCACTTGTcgcattctttaaaaaaaaaaggacaacataataatatatatcctacacaataaacacaaacaatattttccttttttggcGAAGCTATAGTAAAATTTATTAAGCTCAAACAAAAAAGATACAACTTAATCACAACAATAACTGCATGCTAACATCATCCAATCAAAGAAAGACATCTTAGTACTAGAACTAATAgaaacatcaaaacaaaagacattactccctccattcctttttatttgtcacaaattCATGCTCCtctttatctgtcattttctgaCATCAATaaggatttattatttttttccaaaattacccttaacactactcaattcttttcttggaattaaatatgagagagaaatgtgaagatataaattagaggtaattttggaaagataactaattttttataaaattttgtgaaataactaaattttttggtacg
This window encodes:
- the LOC120274543 gene encoding glutamate receptor 3.1-like isoform X1, which gives rise to MKSFSVFLLLIRLLTVNVVSFAARPAVISMGAAFPFNSTYGRVASTAIQAAVADVNADPKVLKGSKLTLSMHDTECNGFIGMIGALEFMENDVVAIVGPQCSLMAHIISHIANELHVPLLSYGATDPTLSILQFPYFVRTTQSDGFQMQSIAEIIDHYQWRQVIAIFIDDENGRNAISALGDKLAQRRCMITFKAALPPNPTRNNITDLLIKVGLQESRVIVLHANPTDGITIFSVANYLQMTDSGYVWIATDWLVALLDSRGPLDQQTMDSIQGVVSLRMHTADSARKAAFTSRWSKLVRKYSGPNVRLNSYGFYAYDSVWILARALDEFFNDGGLISFSNDSNLSGEDDAANLNLQALSVFDGGKLLIDKIRRISMKGLTGLVQFDQDGNLIHPAFDIFNVVGSGLKMIGYWSNYSGLSVISPEKLYNLPPNRSSVNQKLKNVIWPGDTVIQPRGWVFANNGEELKIGVPNRVNFQEFISKDSKTGTVKGYCVDVFVAAVNLLPYPVPYKFVTYGDGIKPPNYDEILYKVANEEINGAVGDFSIITNRTMIVDFTQPFIESGLVVVTLPKKSISTNPWAFAKPFTANLWCVTGAFFILVGVVIWILERRENEEFNHHGEPMKQIVTIFWFSFSTLFFTHQEEVASIPGRMFLIIWLFVVLIIQSSYTASLTSILTVQQLVSNIQGIDSLIASGYPIGVPVGSLAENYLVKELNVPRSRVQALASPDEYARSLELGPDNGGVAGLVYDRAYLEIFLSTHCQFTTVGSEFTKAGWGFAFPRESPLATDLSTAILQLSENGDLQKIRDKWLTISSCTITKDELESNRLHLRSFWDLFLISGLSCIIALIIYYFLLVYKYISSNTEYSFRGFLTFANKMPDNGDKKEEKS
- the LOC120274543 gene encoding glutamate receptor 3.1-like isoform X2, coding for MGAAFPFNSTYGRVASTAIQAAVADVNADPKVLKGSKLTLSMHDTECNGFIGMIGALEFMENDVVAIVGPQCSLMAHIISHIANELHVPLLSYGATDPTLSILQFPYFVRTTQSDGFQMQSIAEIIDHYQWRQVIAIFIDDENGRNAISALGDKLAQRRCMITFKAALPPNPTRNNITDLLIKVGLQESRVIVLHANPTDGITIFSVANYLQMTDSGYVWIATDWLVALLDSRGPLDQQTMDSIQGVVSLRMHTADSARKAAFTSRWSKLVRKYSGPNVRLNSYGFYAYDSVWILARALDEFFNDGGLISFSNDSNLSGEDDAANLNLQALSVFDGGKLLIDKIRRISMKGLTGLVQFDQDGNLIHPAFDIFNVVGSGLKMIGYWSNYSGLSVISPEKLYNLPPNRSSVNQKLKNVIWPGDTVIQPRGWVFANNGEELKIGVPNRVNFQEFISKDSKTGTVKGYCVDVFVAAVNLLPYPVPYKFVTYGDGIKPPNYDEILYKVANEEINGAVGDFSIITNRTMIVDFTQPFIESGLVVVTLPKKSISTNPWAFAKPFTANLWCVTGAFFILVGVVIWILERRENEEFNHHGEPMKQIVTIFWFSFSTLFFTHQEEVASIPGRMFLIIWLFVVLIIQSSYTASLTSILTVQQLVSNIQGIDSLIASGYPIGVPVGSLAENYLVKELNVPRSRVQALASPDEYARSLELGPDNGGVAGLVYDRAYLEIFLSTHCQFTTVGSEFTKAGWGFAFPRESPLATDLSTAILQLSENGDLQKIRDKWLTISSCTITKDELESNRLHLRSFWDLFLISGLSCIIALIIYYFLLVYKYISSNTEYSFRGFLTFANKMPDNGDKKEEKS